From Glycine max cultivar Williams 82 chromosome 11, Glycine_max_v4.0, whole genome shotgun sequence, the proteins below share one genomic window:
- the LOC121173032 gene encoding mitogen-activated protein kinase kinase kinase YODA-like, with product MAKHVTSSTIVHSFQGTPHWTAPEVILNTSCVGLAVDVWCLGCTIIELATTKPPWSKYKGLLQCSKLQTAMISRKFLLIFQRMHNFF from the exons ATGGCAAAACAT GTAACATCAAGTACTATTGTTCATTCTTTCCAAGGAACTCCTCATTGGACGGCACCCGAG GTGATTCTGAATACAAGTTGTGTTGGCCTTGCTGTTGATGTATGGTGCTTGGGGTGTACAATTATTGAACTGGCAACAACAAAGCCACCTTGGAGCAAGTATAAAGG GTTGCTGCAATGTTCAAAATTGCAAACAGCAATGATTAGCCGGAAATTCCTTCTCATCTTTCAGAggatgcacaattttttttga